A single Blattabacterium sp. (Mastotermes darwiniensis) str. MADAR DNA region contains:
- a CDS encoding pseudouridine synthase, with amino-acid sequence MNPTIKKNDFIRLNHYLSNSGISSRREADKLIQSGIIEVNGKSISKLGTIIHMNDVITINGNRIKNKKKIYILLNKPKGFITSTHDPFNRKTVMNLIPNFSDYRIYPVGRLDRSTTGVLLLTNDGSITEKLTHPKYNIKKVYHVVLNKNIHDNDIHKIKKGKIFLHEGRVKVDFIYKKKNKVKIGLHIGWNRVIKRIFKKLNYEVIQIDRINFGGFNKKNLNRGNWCFLNKKEVDDTTKKNKHY; translated from the coding sequence ATGAATCCAACAATAAAAAAAAACGATTTTATACGATTGAATCATTATTTATCCAATTCTGGAATATCCTCTAGAAGAGAGGCTGATAAATTGATTCAATCAGGAATCATAGAAGTTAATGGAAAATCCATATCAAAATTGGGAACCATCATTCACATGAATGATGTTATAACTATTAATGGAAATAGAATTAAGAATAAAAAGAAAATATATATACTACTTAATAAACCTAAAGGTTTTATTACTTCTACACATGATCCTTTTAATAGAAAAACAGTAATGAATTTAATCCCAAATTTTTCTGATTATAGAATCTATCCCGTTGGAAGATTAGATCGTTCAACTACAGGAGTTTTACTTCTTACAAATGATGGATCTATTACAGAAAAATTGACTCATCCGAAATATAATATAAAAAAAGTATATCATGTTGTATTAAATAAGAATATTCACGATAACGACATACATAAAATAAAAAAAGGAAAAATATTCCTCCATGAAGGAAGGGTAAAAGTTGATTTTATATACAAAAAAAAAAATAAAGTAAAAATTGGATTGCATATAGGATGGAATAGAGTAATTAAACGAATTTTTAAAAAACTAAATTATGAAGTAATACAAATAGATAGAATTAATTTTGGAGGATTTAATAAAAAAAATCTTAATAGAGGTAACTGGTGTTTTTTAAATAAAAAAGAAGTAGATGATACTACAAAAAAAAATAAGCATTATTAA